A part of Chloroflexota bacterium genomic DNA contains:
- a CDS encoding J domain-containing protein has product MEYKDYYNTLGVTKTAGQDEIKKAYRKLARKYHPDVNPDDPNAEEKFKEINEAYQVLSDQDKRQKYDQFGSQWKQYQQTGGRPEDFDWSRWATRGQPGAQYRTVSQEDLEQMFGGGLGGFSDFFETLFGGMGGARTTRRPGARATRQNMTKGQDIQHPVEISLSEAFHGTTRTLSYENGRRIEAKIPAGVKTGSKIRLSGQGGAGARGSGDLYLKVTVLPDPKFKRDGDDLRIDQPVEFFTALLGGEVEVSTIDKTVKLTIPAGTDSGKTFRLKGLGMPVLGSTKKHGDLYAKVEVSVPKDLTEEQKKKFKAAQESLKKK; this is encoded by the coding sequence ATGGAATATAAGGATTATTACAACACACTGGGCGTAACCAAAACCGCCGGTCAAGATGAAATTAAGAAAGCATATCGGAAATTAGCCCGGAAATACCATCCGGATGTGAACCCTGACGATCCCAATGCGGAAGAGAAATTTAAGGAGATCAATGAGGCCTATCAGGTCCTTTCGGACCAGGATAAACGCCAGAAATATGATCAATTTGGATCGCAATGGAAGCAGTACCAACAGACGGGCGGACGGCCCGAAGACTTTGACTGGTCACGCTGGGCAACCCGCGGCCAGCCTGGCGCTCAATATCGTACGGTCAGCCAGGAAGACCTGGAGCAGATGTTCGGAGGTGGTTTGGGCGGTTTCTCAGATTTCTTTGAAACATTATTTGGCGGAATGGGCGGGGCGCGAACAACCCGTCGCCCTGGTGCCCGTGCGACAAGGCAGAATATGACCAAGGGACAGGATATCCAGCATCCGGTGGAGATCAGCCTCTCGGAGGCCTTTCATGGGACCACCCGCACGCTGTCCTATGAAAACGGTCGGCGGATTGAGGCCAAAATTCCCGCCGGTGTGAAGACCGGTTCCAAGATCCGTTTGAGCGGTCAGGGTGGGGCAGGCGCTCGCGGGTCTGGTGACCTGTATTTGAAGGTGACCGTCTTGCCTGATCCGAAATTCAAACGGGATGGCGATGACCTTCGCATTGATCAGCCTGTGGAATTCTTCACAGCGCTGTTGGGCGGTGAGGTGGAAGTCTCCACGATTGATAAGACCGTGAAACTGACCATCCCTGCCGGAACTGATTCCGGGAAGACCTTCCGGTTGAAGGGCTTGGGTATGCCTGTTCTTGGCAGCACCAAGAAGCACGGCGATCTCTATGCCAAGGTGGAAGTTAGCGTTCCCAAAGACCTGACCGAAGAGCAGAAGAAGAAATTTAAGGCTGCTCAGGAGTCATTGAAGAAGAAATAG
- the pgl gene encoding 6-phosphogluconolactonase, translating into MRRLEIVPDKEALVREAAEIFIKAAQEQIRQKGVFSVALSGGGTPKPVYAELAKPENRERVDWEKVHLFWGDERHVPPEDNQSNFRMVREALLDKIEIPAENIHRVRTEMDVRMAAFQYEEELRQFFSGDWPVFDFIFLGMGNDGHTASLFPMSAGLNEEFRWFIANYAPSMDSWRLTLTAPAVNAARFILVLVSGEAKADRLKAVLTGPQAPYEMPTQMIDPKEGEMLWLVDQAAASEIKEDLL; encoded by the coding sequence ATGCGACGATTGGAAATTGTCCCTGACAAGGAAGCACTGGTCCGGGAGGCTGCTGAGATATTTATCAAGGCTGCCCAAGAGCAGATCCGGCAAAAAGGCGTGTTTTCGGTAGCCCTCTCCGGTGGCGGTACACCCAAGCCGGTCTATGCCGAATTGGCGAAACCTGAGAACCGTGAGCGGGTGGACTGGGAAAAAGTGCACCTGTTCTGGGGTGACGAGCGGCATGTTCCACCTGAGGACAACCAGTCCAATTTCAGGATGGTCCGCGAGGCTTTGTTGGACAAGATCGAGATCCCGGCGGAGAATATCCACCGGGTGCGGACTGAGATGGATGTGCGGATGGCCGCATTCCAGTATGAAGAAGAACTGCGTCAGTTTTTTAGTGGGGACTGGCCGGTTTTTGATTTTATCTTTCTGGGGATGGGAAACGATGGTCACACGGCATCCTTGTTCCCAATGTCAGCAGGATTGAACGAGGAATTCCGCTGGTTCATCGCCAATTATGCCCCCAGCATGGATTCATGGCGGCTGACCCTTACGGCCCCGGCGGTCAACGCAGCCAGGTTTATCCTGGTGCTGGTGTCAGGGGAAGCCAAGGCTGACCGCCTGAAAGCCGTGTTAACAGGTCCCCAAGCGCCGTATGAGATGCCAACCCAGATGATTGACCCCAAGGAGGGCGAGATGCTCTGGCTGGTGGATCAAGCGGCTGCAAGTGAGATAAAAGAAGACCTGCTTTGA